One Verrucomicrobiota bacterium DNA segment encodes these proteins:
- a CDS encoding MFS transporter yields the protein MTQQSDSLVIRTKLATMMFLQFFIWGAWYVTAPNYLGKIGFTGNDFGWTYSVGPIAGMISPFFVGMIADRFFSAQKVMGVLHLLGGGIMYYAATQMASGSTPGTINILIAGHMLTYYPTIALSNTIAMKTMANPEKEFPIIRVFGTIGWIAAAFVLSIMGWGTTVSMFHLTATAALVLGVISFILPNTPPSTNKEISIKEVIGWDALVLLKDRSYLIFIVCSMLICIPLAFYYQIASRVIEMSDFGGFGFIQTLKELLRMGDVIGATMALGQVSEILFMLLMPFAFKRFGLKWMLLIGMSAWVLRYALFAFGAPDQIRWMILAGVILHGVCYDFFFVTGQIYTNRVANPRIRAQAQGLLVFFTLGLGLFIGAKVAGAIETKYTPAASLEAASQVQLIESQTSELKEQIASSSSDALISQLEVLETRKAEYRQTQLATMNWKMIWGIPAIMALAVMVFFGLIFKEPKDAEQEA from the coding sequence ATGACCCAACAATCTGACTCTCTAGTTATTCGAACCAAACTCGCAACGATGATGTTTCTCCAGTTTTTTATCTGGGGAGCATGGTATGTCACTGCCCCAAATTACTTGGGCAAGATAGGGTTTACAGGGAACGACTTTGGTTGGACTTATTCGGTCGGCCCAATCGCTGGGATGATTTCTCCGTTTTTTGTCGGGATGATCGCCGACCGATTCTTTTCAGCACAGAAAGTCATGGGCGTTCTCCATTTGCTGGGAGGAGGAATCATGTATTACGCAGCAACCCAAATGGCCTCGGGCAGTACACCGGGAACGATTAACATACTCATTGCCGGTCACATGCTGACTTATTATCCAACGATCGCGTTGAGCAATACGATCGCGATGAAAACTATGGCAAACCCTGAAAAGGAATTTCCAATAATCCGCGTATTTGGAACCATAGGTTGGATTGCTGCTGCATTTGTTTTATCCATAATGGGATGGGGAACTACGGTCAGTATGTTTCACTTGACCGCCACAGCTGCCCTTGTTCTTGGAGTTATAAGTTTTATTCTTCCAAATACTCCTCCTTCAACAAACAAGGAAATATCGATTAAGGAAGTCATTGGATGGGATGCACTAGTTTTGCTCAAAGACCGATCTTACTTAATCTTCATAGTTTGCTCTATGCTAATATGCATTCCTCTTGCCTTCTATTACCAAATAGCAAGTCGAGTTATTGAAATGTCTGATTTTGGAGGTTTTGGATTCATTCAAACATTAAAGGAATTACTGAGAATGGGGGATGTCATTGGTGCCACAATGGCATTAGGCCAAGTCTCCGAAATACTATTTATGCTACTAATGCCATTTGCATTTAAACGCTTTGGATTAAAATGGATGCTTCTTATCGGAATGTCGGCTTGGGTGTTGCGGTATGCATTATTTGCTTTCGGTGCTCCAGATCAAATCAGATGGATGATACTCGCCGGAGTTATTCTGCATGGAGTGTGTTATGATTTCTTTTTTGTCACTGGTCAAATCTACACTAACCGCGTCGCTAACCCTCGAATACGGGCACAAGCTCAAGGACTCCTGGTTTTCTTCACCCTTGGATTGGGATTATTTATCGGCGCAAAGGTAGCAGGAGCAATTGAAACAAAATACACGCCCGCCGCAAGTTTGGAGGCTGCTTCTCAGGTTCAATTAATAGAGAGTCAAACTAGTGAATTGAAGGAGCAAATTGCCAGTTCTAGCTCAGATGCATTAATTTCTCAGCTTGAAGTCTTGGAAACGAGAAAGGCTGAATACCGCCAAACTCAACTTGCCACCATGAATTGGAAAATGATCTGGGGTATCCCAGCTATCATGGCCCTGGCTGTAATGGTGTTCTTCGGTTTAATTTTCAAAGAGCCTAAAGACGCCGAACAGGAAGCCTGA
- a CDS encoding DUF748 domain-containing protein, with the protein MASIKKLFFANRIRTSLTIITFLVGLYALAGFIIVPWLARPKIEEAVTELTNRETSLEKLQLNPFTFSGTLSHFTITDTDSETLLSFDRAYGNLQLLSFLFRGEIHFKELDLTKPYFRLQVEANGSLNIADIINQITALDTAEADPEAKSKAVKVNLLKVNEGSISVTDLSLSVPFSSIISPINFDITGFHTSGESDAPYAFSATSESGESFSWKGFVALEPVRSKGSFEVKGFSMPKYEPFYDIVLQTDIIDGTIGVTGSYEYRSGQNSIMQLINAGVTIENVEVAKGSDQSPVMSLQSGLISGVNMDYMTQALSVESVEFIGGTLFAKRLEDGEIDLLALLKESPASTSPTDSETPSTAEALPAPNYQIKKLSLEGFSINITDEAVPGTASFALDDAKILATDISSEAGSQLGLNLGATVRSGGIIGVKGSIGLQPMGGNFEIALTELALEVGNPYIAEFAEIQLASGYLSVLGNSEINLVDDKPKGGFQGKVELADLKVIEKEFGQDLASLTGLIIEGIEAELDPMSVKIEGITLRDLRATIQINEDGSINLMQALGIGSEVAENAVNPEEAKEPDPAEEIIPFPISIGSITLENMGAILTDRSISPTVSLSLETLSGTISGLSSEELARADLDLIGTLTGGTQLAVTGKINPLIEDRYSDVEMSFKDFNLTAVSPYSGKYAGYALNKGKLSFDLKYKISQSELTGENVMIIDQLTLGDKVESEDALKLPIPLAISLMKDRNGVIEIDVPVSGNLNDPEFGFGRVISRAIVNIITKLITSPFSMLGGLIPGGKDVDLSMVSFNPAATEFDDDSIKKLGMLADALKERPNLSLEIAGGAGGSAEVNRLMSEQLTGKLKSLRWRELKEAGNSSVTLEEVALTQGDHDRLIGLSFNLLFPEEAVDLTSEAPTKKTISKPVKPIPVATTETKPKEEEETGGIAGFFRKIFSTQPTSSPKEVATSEPESIASQAEATTIVEAAEVEKPMLTVAQMEARILDTIEVSEEDLNKLADARAESVRAFLETTGEISTNRLFIVEPEDPTSVNAQSGEPKVIFNLE; encoded by the coding sequence ATGGCATCCATAAAAAAACTATTTTTCGCGAACCGGATTCGCACGAGTTTAACCATCATAACCTTTCTGGTGGGTCTGTATGCGCTGGCTGGTTTCATAATTGTTCCGTGGTTGGCTAGACCAAAAATCGAGGAGGCAGTGACCGAGCTGACAAATCGTGAAACGTCCCTGGAGAAGCTGCAGCTCAACCCATTCACTTTCTCGGGGACATTAAGCCATTTTACTATTACGGACACAGATAGCGAAACATTGCTTTCATTCGACCGAGCTTATGGAAACCTACAGCTTCTGTCGTTCCTGTTTCGTGGAGAAATTCATTTCAAGGAGTTGGATCTCACAAAACCATACTTTCGCTTACAGGTTGAGGCGAATGGTTCGCTTAATATTGCCGATATTATCAATCAGATAACTGCTTTGGATACAGCTGAGGCAGATCCTGAAGCGAAATCCAAAGCGGTTAAGGTTAACCTCCTCAAGGTAAACGAGGGCTCCATTTCAGTCACGGATCTTTCATTGTCGGTTCCGTTTAGTTCAATCATTTCGCCAATCAATTTCGACATCACTGGATTTCACACTTCGGGAGAGTCAGACGCCCCCTATGCATTCTCTGCGACCTCCGAATCGGGCGAGTCATTTTCCTGGAAAGGCTTCGTGGCCCTTGAACCTGTCCGATCAAAAGGCTCCTTTGAGGTTAAGGGATTTTCGATGCCCAAATACGAACCTTTTTACGATATCGTGCTCCAGACTGACATTATTGATGGCACGATCGGCGTGACTGGAAGTTATGAATATCGCTCCGGCCAAAACAGTATCATGCAGCTTATAAACGCAGGCGTGACTATTGAAAACGTAGAGGTCGCAAAAGGAAGTGACCAAAGCCCAGTCATGTCACTGCAAAGTGGATTAATCTCAGGTGTCAACATGGACTACATGACTCAGGCATTGAGCGTCGAATCGGTTGAGTTCATAGGTGGAACACTTTTTGCCAAGCGTCTGGAAGATGGCGAAATTGATTTACTGGCACTGTTAAAAGAAAGCCCTGCCTCCACCTCACCAACGGATTCCGAAACACCATCCACAGCAGAAGCGTTACCTGCGCCGAATTATCAAATTAAAAAATTAAGTCTGGAAGGGTTTTCAATTAACATAACCGACGAAGCGGTACCAGGCACTGCCAGCTTCGCCTTGGACGATGCGAAAATTCTCGCAACGGATATCAGCAGTGAAGCGGGATCTCAACTAGGGTTAAACCTGGGAGCAACAGTCCGTTCAGGTGGAATTATTGGAGTCAAAGGTTCGATCGGACTGCAACCAATGGGTGGAAACTTTGAAATAGCACTGACCGAACTAGCCCTTGAAGTCGGAAATCCCTACATCGCAGAGTTTGCTGAGATTCAACTCGCAAGTGGCTATTTGAGCGTTCTGGGAAATTCCGAAATCAACCTGGTAGACGACAAGCCTAAAGGGGGTTTCCAAGGTAAAGTGGAACTCGCTGACTTGAAGGTCATTGAAAAAGAGTTCGGGCAGGATTTGGCATCATTGACCGGGCTAATTATTGAAGGCATCGAGGCAGAGCTAGACCCCATGTCGGTCAAAATTGAAGGGATCACTTTGAGGGATCTTCGCGCGACGATACAAATTAATGAGGATGGGAGCATCAATCTGATGCAGGCTTTGGGTATCGGGAGCGAAGTGGCTGAAAATGCGGTTAATCCCGAAGAAGCCAAAGAACCTGATCCCGCTGAAGAGATCATCCCCTTCCCCATTTCAATCGGCTCGATTACCCTGGAAAACATGGGCGCGATTTTGACCGACAGATCCATTTCACCAACTGTGAGCTTAAGCTTGGAAACCTTATCCGGAACAATATCCGGACTATCATCGGAAGAACTTGCCCGGGCGGATCTCGATCTTATTGGCACGCTAACGGGCGGTACCCAATTGGCTGTGACCGGTAAAATTAATCCATTGATTGAAGATCGTTACAGCGATGTGGAAATGTCCTTCAAGGATTTTAACCTGACAGCGGTCAGCCCTTATTCTGGTAAATATGCGGGCTACGCGCTGAACAAAGGAAAACTTTCATTCGATCTGAAATACAAAATTTCGCAGTCCGAACTTACCGGTGAAAATGTGATGATCATTGATCAACTCACCCTCGGCGATAAAGTTGAAAGCGAAGACGCCCTCAAACTTCCTATCCCTCTGGCAATTTCATTGATGAAGGATCGCAACGGTGTCATCGAAATCGATGTTCCCGTGTCCGGTAACCTCAATGACCCGGAGTTTGGATTCGGTCGAGTAATTAGCCGAGCCATTGTTAACATCATAACAAAACTTATAACCTCCCCCTTTTCTATGCTGGGTGGCCTCATTCCCGGAGGCAAGGATGTCGATTTGAGCATGGTAAGCTTTAATCCGGCTGCCACCGAGTTTGATGACGATAGCATTAAAAAGCTCGGGATGTTGGCAGACGCATTGAAAGAACGGCCCAATCTAAGTCTAGAAATTGCAGGAGGCGCAGGTGGATCGGCAGAAGTGAACCGTTTAATGTCGGAACAACTCACTGGGAAATTGAAGAGCTTGCGGTGGCGTGAATTAAAAGAAGCCGGGAATTCATCGGTTACGCTCGAGGAAGTTGCCTTAACTCAAGGAGATCACGACCGGCTGATTGGCCTTTCATTCAATCTCTTGTTTCCAGAAGAAGCGGTTGATTTGACTTCTGAGGCACCGACAAAAAAAACGATTAGCAAACCTGTAAAACCAATACCCGTAGCAACCACAGAAACCAAACCAAAAGAAGAAGAAGAAACTGGAGGAATTGCTGGATTCTTTCGTAAAATATTTTCGACCCAACCAACGAGCTCTCCAAAAGAAGTGGCGACAAGTGAACCCGAGTCAATCGCCTCCCAGGCTGAAGCTACTACCATTGTGGAAGCGGCGGAGGTAGAAAAACCGATGCTCACAGTAGCTCAAATGGAGGCGAGAATACTTGATACAATCGAAGTGAGTGAAGAAGACCTTAACAAGCTGGCTGATGCCCGTGCTGAAAGCGTACGTGCCTTCCTTGAAACAACCGGTGAGATTTCCACAAATCGATTATTCATAGTTGAGCCAGAGGACCCGACATCCGTTAACGCTCAATCAGGAGAACCCAAAGTCATCTTCAATTTGGAGTAA
- a CDS encoding type II toxin-antitoxin system Phd/YefM family antitoxin, producing the protein MKVELVTSLKRRATQIIKELKKDNEPILITEHGKPAAYLVDVDSFEAISKRTQLLEGLARGEAAIQDGRVVPHSEAKIRMSRWLK; encoded by the coding sequence ATGAAAGTCGAACTTGTCACTAGCCTCAAACGCCGTGCTACCCAAATCATCAAGGAATTGAAGAAGGACAACGAACCGATCCTGATCACGGAACACGGCAAGCCGGCAGCTTACCTGGTCGATGTGGATTCCTTTGAGGCTATCTCGAAGCGTACCCAATTACTTGAAGGATTGGCTCGGGGGGAGGCTGCGATTCAAGATGGAAGAGTAGTTCCTCACAGTGAAGCAAAAATAAGGATGAGTCGATGGCTCAAGTAG
- a CDS encoding type II toxin-antitoxin system RelE/ParE family toxin has translation MAQVVWAEPALQDLDAIADYIALDDPTAATGLVRKVFERVDQLVSFPETGTHPRELKGTPYRKLTVRPVLIYYRLENQKVIIVHVVRGERKFSLNRFEDPAVFKLSLQSSIPWQTQEITSLIFSWPPKCAFGEWPNDLGCYAHWPTRQL, from the coding sequence ATGGCTCAAGTAGTTTGGGCTGAGCCAGCACTTCAGGACTTGGATGCTATTGCAGATTACATTGCACTGGATGATCCAACCGCAGCGACAGGCCTGGTAAGAAAAGTATTTGAGAGAGTCGACCAACTTGTCAGTTTTCCGGAAACGGGAACTCATCCGAGAGAGCTGAAAGGAACTCCGTATAGAAAGCTGACGGTGAGACCCGTTCTGATCTACTACAGGCTCGAAAATCAAAAAGTAATAATCGTCCATGTCGTAAGGGGAGAACGTAAATTCAGCCTAAACCGTTTTGAAGACCCTGCGGTTTTCAAACTTTCCCTTCAGTCATCGATCCCGTGGCAAACACAGGAAATAACAAGTTTAATCTTCTCTTGGCCACCAAAGTGCGCCTTCGGCGAGTGGCCGAACGATTTGGGCTGCTATGCGCATTGGCCCACGAGGCAGCTCTAG
- a CDS encoding dihydroxy-acid dehydratase, with protein MSKKQRSDFFRDIGGCPAAMWHGWMRQAIKTDFRGGQESEYTPDYTGPTVLITYGGGETNLCNLHHRQLAEEMASHLWKSRKVLAAIEPVAAVTDAICMGHEYKEEPRLGAMGYSLFSREIFASSIVQQTEINCADAVIIVTGCDKTVAGGLLAASWLKELPVVLIHGGTIRAGCTLSGRSAHIETANEAAGMMAAGKIDQAEHDDILFRSLPSPGGCGIMATSNTMACLGSTLGISIFSSASTPAMDTDHKTICPQKLVEAREAADCLMTMIDEGRVVGDAVDARSFKNAAIMLHAIGGSTNAVIHLPAIAEGFGVPFNLEDIRSTSDTPVLLNLMPSGKYVMVDLFEKEGGFAPLARYMTEVGLIDETAGTIYGYSLNELLADTPLPEFKDPDNEVIRSVETPLKPKSSLCIVAGDKSTDTTSSIATLGCVFKLNAKTRSMQGPARVFDHEGEAVSAVLDKKIVTGDVIVLRYQGVSVGCPELLRLTASLSGMGNDSTIAVVTDGRLSGVSRGTLVVHVEPEAWIGGPIALIENGDMVSLDGDKETLLVHVSPDEMQRRSEQWKRPKLELPRGPMRIAAQIVRPLAEGALWWPRED; from the coding sequence ATGAGCAAGAAACAGCGCAGCGATTTTTTTCGTGATATCGGTGGGTGTCCAGCCGCCATGTGGCATGGTTGGATGCGCCAAGCCATAAAAACGGATTTCCGTGGTGGTCAGGAAAGTGAATACACTCCCGATTACACTGGTCCCACTGTTCTGATTACTTATGGTGGTGGCGAAACGAATCTGTGCAACCTGCATCATCGCCAGTTGGCTGAGGAGATGGCCTCACATCTCTGGAAAAGTCGCAAGGTGCTAGCTGCTATTGAACCGGTTGCTGCAGTGACCGATGCGATTTGCATGGGACATGAATACAAGGAAGAGCCCCGGCTCGGTGCAATGGGCTACTCGTTATTTTCAAGAGAGATATTTGCATCGTCGATTGTTCAGCAGACTGAAATAAACTGTGCCGATGCAGTGATCATTGTTACCGGATGCGATAAAACCGTAGCCGGAGGCCTATTGGCCGCTTCATGGTTGAAAGAGCTCCCGGTTGTTTTAATTCACGGGGGAACCATACGTGCCGGTTGTACCTTGAGTGGCCGATCGGCTCACATTGAAACGGCCAATGAAGCGGCCGGAATGATGGCGGCTGGCAAGATCGATCAGGCTGAGCACGACGACATTTTATTTCGCTCCTTACCTTCCCCCGGAGGTTGCGGTATCATGGCCACATCCAACACCATGGCCTGCCTGGGAAGTACACTCGGTATTTCTATTTTCTCAAGTGCTAGTACCCCGGCGATGGATACCGATCATAAGACTATTTGTCCCCAGAAATTGGTTGAAGCGCGTGAAGCCGCCGATTGTTTGATGACAATGATCGATGAGGGCAGGGTAGTGGGCGATGCGGTCGATGCCAGGTCGTTTAAAAACGCTGCTATAATGCTTCATGCCATTGGAGGGAGCACCAACGCCGTGATTCATTTACCCGCTATCGCAGAAGGCTTTGGAGTGCCGTTCAATTTGGAAGATATTCGATCCACCTCTGATACGCCGGTGCTATTGAATCTCATGCCGTCCGGGAAATATGTTATGGTGGACCTCTTCGAAAAAGAAGGAGGATTCGCACCCCTTGCCCGTTACATGACGGAGGTAGGCCTAATAGATGAAACTGCCGGAACTATTTATGGATATTCGTTAAATGAGCTTCTGGCCGATACGCCGTTACCGGAGTTCAAAGATCCCGACAACGAAGTTATTCGCTCCGTGGAAACACCCCTGAAACCAAAGTCTTCTCTTTGTATTGTAGCCGGCGATAAATCGACTGATACCACATCAAGCATCGCTACCCTGGGTTGTGTCTTTAAACTCAATGCCAAGACGCGGAGCATGCAAGGTCCTGCCCGTGTCTTCGATCATGAAGGTGAAGCGGTCTCAGCGGTGCTGGATAAGAAAATTGTAACTGGTGATGTAATCGTTTTACGTTATCAGGGAGTTTCAGTGGGCTGTCCGGAATTGCTACGCCTCACCGCTTCATTATCCGGAATGGGAAATGACTCGACTATCGCGGTAGTAACCGATGGACGCCTATCAGGAGTTTCGCGCGGTACCCTGGTTGTTCATGTGGAACCAGAAGCCTGGATCGGCGGCCCCATTGCGCTCATTGAAAACGGGGATATGGTAAGTTTGGATGGAGATAAAGAAACCCTATTGGTTCATGTCAGCCCCGATGAAATGCAACGCCGCTCGGAGCAATGGAAACGCCCCAAACTAGAGCTGCCTCGTGGGCCAATGCGCATAGCAGCCCAAATCGTTCGGCCACTCGCCGAAGGCGCACTTTGGTGGCCAAGAGAAGATTAA
- a CDS encoding DUF5069 domain-containing protein → MRDPDDTADLPSPYYPHPAFGLLHLPRFIAKIRLHLKDELPPGYQRNFKRGFDGFLCLHLGVDPNEVVKIVKTSASDKEITTRLKAILPQDTQPHIWNRKVVQMGMSKEGQIALQKSRDLMGVSERMDIKSFADMIEYDEGRID, encoded by the coding sequence ATGAGAGATCCAGACGATACCGCCGATCTTCCTTCGCCTTACTATCCGCACCCGGCATTCGGCCTTCTACACCTGCCGCGTTTTATCGCGAAGATTCGTCTGCACCTTAAAGACGAGCTTCCTCCAGGTTATCAACGAAACTTTAAACGCGGGTTCGACGGTTTTCTTTGTTTGCACCTGGGGGTGGATCCGAATGAGGTGGTTAAAATTGTCAAAACATCAGCCTCTGACAAAGAGATTACCACTCGGCTCAAAGCGATTCTTCCTCAGGATACTCAGCCTCATATTTGGAACCGGAAAGTGGTTCAAATGGGTATGAGTAAGGAAGGACAAATTGCGCTTCAGAAATCTCGCGATCTTATGGGCGTCTCCGAAAGAATGGATATCAAATCCTTTGCCGATATGATCGAGTATGATGAAGGACGTATCGATTAG
- a CDS encoding ABC transporter permease → MKIIWAVFKKEGLDTIRDRRSIIAMIVIPMVIFPVLFGGIGFFAIKETKKAQEKQVHIGLVQPVPDNSLVTALKEKEGFTVTELEEGIDPFDLIETTKTDAIIVFDSAFDENISSKSAGKMTLHYRSTGNGGIMRGRINSLVNDYRDEVREARVQELGYTLDFINPVNIEFKDTATEQEQVGEAIGGLIPYIFIMLCFTGAMYPAIDLGAGEKERGTLETLLTASAPLVQIIMGKLMLIVCSGLFAASLSVTSMAIALVSMGPMLGKISSSIGPMLNPLNILLFFSLLLPLTVFFASFLLTLSFFAKSFKEAQSIVSPMVAVIVFPLLFGMMPWMKLTYVTAMVPILNISLASKAIFSGNIPWGPVLVVYISLIAFASIGFVACTKLAGRESILFRS, encoded by the coding sequence ATGAAAATAATCTGGGCAGTTTTCAAAAAGGAAGGATTGGATACGATTCGCGATCGGAGATCCATCATCGCCATGATTGTTATTCCCATGGTAATTTTCCCGGTCCTGTTCGGAGGTATTGGTTTTTTTGCGATCAAAGAAACTAAAAAGGCTCAAGAGAAACAGGTGCATATTGGCCTGGTGCAGCCCGTTCCTGATAATTCTCTGGTCACCGCTTTGAAGGAGAAAGAAGGCTTCACGGTCACTGAGCTGGAGGAGGGGATAGACCCCTTTGACTTGATCGAAACTACCAAGACCGACGCGATTATCGTCTTTGATTCCGCGTTCGACGAAAATATTTCGAGCAAGAGCGCTGGCAAAATGACGCTTCACTACCGATCTACCGGAAATGGTGGGATTATGCGCGGGCGAATCAATAGTCTCGTAAATGATTATCGTGACGAAGTCAGGGAGGCGAGGGTGCAGGAGCTTGGTTACACCTTGGACTTTATTAATCCTGTCAATATCGAGTTCAAGGACACGGCTACGGAGCAGGAGCAGGTCGGTGAGGCCATCGGCGGGTTAATTCCATACATATTTATTATGCTCTGTTTTACAGGTGCTATGTACCCGGCCATCGATTTGGGAGCCGGCGAAAAAGAACGAGGTACGTTGGAAACCCTGCTTACCGCATCCGCACCTTTAGTACAAATAATTATGGGTAAGCTAATGCTCATCGTGTGCTCGGGATTATTTGCTGCAAGTTTATCGGTTACGAGTATGGCCATTGCCTTGGTGTCCATGGGTCCGATGTTGGGGAAAATTTCCTCCTCAATTGGACCGATGCTCAATCCACTGAATATTCTGCTCTTTTTCTCTTTGCTCCTGCCTCTCACCGTTTTCTTTGCATCCTTCCTTTTGACCCTTTCTTTCTTTGCCAAGAGCTTCAAAGAAGCTCAGAGCATTGTTTCTCCCATGGTGGCGGTGATCGTATTTCCATTGCTGTTTGGTATGATGCCCTGGATGAAGCTGACCTATGTTACGGCGATGGTTCCCATCCTGAATATCTCATTGGCTTCCAAGGCAATTTTCTCAGGCAACATACCTTGGGGACCTGTGCTGGTGGTGTATATTTCTCTTATTGCCTTTGCTTCGATTGGATTTGTGGCTTGCACCAAGCTGGCTGGGCGGGAAAGCATTCTCTTTCGTTCCTAA
- a CDS encoding ATP-binding cassette domain-containing protein, whose protein sequence is MIQVEGISKIFKKSDTKKQKIYRTAPKTTFHALDRVSFTCQPGRVYTLLGPNGAGKTTVLRIIASMLKPSEGTVIVAGIDITKDPRKARSKLGFLTGSTGLYDRLTPRETLKYFGELHQVESSTIRSRVDELIERLNIGEFADRRVGKLSMGQKQRVSIARTLMHDPEVIIFDEPTNGLDVLTSRTIIEWIRECRTAGKTVIFSTHIMGEVSLLSDDLGVIHNGKLCYNDSFENFKSRFGQHTLEDAFISILEDAP, encoded by the coding sequence ATGATCCAAGTAGAAGGTATTTCCAAGATTTTCAAGAAGTCCGACACTAAGAAACAAAAAATTTATCGGACAGCTCCCAAGACGACGTTTCATGCGCTCGATCGAGTAAGTTTTACCTGCCAACCAGGACGGGTCTACACTTTGCTTGGCCCCAATGGTGCAGGTAAAACAACGGTCCTACGGATAATAGCGAGCATGCTCAAGCCGTCTGAAGGTACGGTTATCGTTGCGGGAATCGATATCACCAAGGATCCTCGTAAAGCTCGGTCAAAACTAGGGTTTCTTACCGGTTCCACCGGACTCTATGATCGTTTGACGCCACGGGAAACATTGAAGTATTTTGGCGAACTCCATCAGGTGGAGTCCTCCACGATTCGCAGTCGTGTGGATGAATTAATCGAACGTCTCAATATCGGCGAATTTGCCGATCGTCGCGTTGGCAAGTTGTCCATGGGACAGAAACAGCGTGTTTCGATTGCCCGCACGCTCATGCACGATCCGGAGGTAATTATTTTTGACGAGCCAACCAATGGCTTGGATGTGCTAACCTCCCGCACCATCATCGAGTGGATCCGGGAATGTCGGACCGCGGGAAAAACCGTTATTTTCTCAACTCATATTATGGGAGAAGTGAGTCTGCTCAGCGACGACTTGGGAGTCATCCACAATGGTAAGCTGTGCTACAACGATTCCTTTGAAAATTTCAAATCCCGGTTCGGGCAGCACACCTTGGAAGACGCCTTCATATCAATCCTGGAGGACGCACCATGA